NNNNNNNNNNNNNNNNNNNNNNNNNNNNNNNNNNNNNNNNNNNNNNNNNNNNNNNNNNNNNNNNNNNNNNNNNNNNNNNNNNNNNNNNNNNNNNNNNNNNNNNNNNGTAGGGGATGGATCTGGCCATGGCGGCAGGCAGCCATGGCAGCCGGCGAGGGGAGCCTGGCCGCCGGCGATGGAGGTCGTGGTGACCCAGTCGCAGctcgggaggagggggaggggggaggggacaTGCTTGGGGAGGCGCTTGCGCGAGGAAGAAGAAGTACAGAAGAAAAAAAATGTTCGCTTGAGGCCCACCTAGCGTGCGTGGAAAAAGAGCGAGCGAGCGAGGGGAATCGGCCGagcgttcggccggtgcgccgAGTCCAAACGATTCCCATAACAGAAATAAGCGCCGAGTACATCGCGCATGAGCCCGGCCCGCTACGCTTTTTTTTTTCACCCTTCCTCTATTAAAACCTAAAACCACCGGCCGCCAACGCCACTTCcaatcaccaccaccaccatcgcctCCACCCACTCCTCCGCCTGAACCCTAGCCATGGCGTGGCGCGGCGCTGCGTCCCGCACCGTTCTTGCCGCGGTCCGCCGCCCGGCACCCTCCGCCGCGGTCGGCGGCCTCCGCGCCCCTCCTCCCTTCGCGGCCCCGCGCCGccggatcccttcccccttccccccctCCCACTCCACCTCCCCGCTCGGGGCCGCACGGTAAGTCAACCTCGTGCACAATTAGGCATTCACACTGCGCTGAGATGGCGATCTGATGTCCTCATGATGTTGTtctgtgcgcgcgcgcgtgtgtgtgcagGCCCCTGGCGGCCATGATGGGGTCGCCGCTGACGGCGGCGGTCGTGCTAGGGCGGATGACGGCGCACCCGTCGGCCAGCGCCCGGGCCTGCTGCGAGCTCTCCCAGGGTACCCTCCTTTTCCGCCGTACTTGTCAGGATCGCTAATCTAATATAAGTTAGTGTCGTGATCTCATTTTCAAGATTTTAATCTATTTAGGTAGATGGTGAATTGTGTACTTTGTTCCTAGTGTCGACTTCTGCGTTAGTTTTTGTGATGAGTTGCCTAGCACTATGTTGAAGGTGGTCATTTCTCTGGGTCGTAGATCCGACTTGTTTTCTATCTGGAAATGGATGTTGCAGTGAGCCCAAGTTAATTGGTTCTGTAACTCTAGTAGGAATATAAAATGATCAATACCTGAAACAGCATGAACAAAAACTGGTGCATTTTCTGTATAATGGGCTAATGTTGCAATGGTGAAAATCGAAGCAATATAAGGGGGTTATATGCAATGCATGCTTTTTTTTCTACTTCTGTAAGTAAGTGGCACCAAAATTGATTTAAGGAGATTAAAATTGGGATTTGATAGGAAATGGGGATGATGGTTGATGTTGGAGGCTGGCCAGCATGACGGGGACTTTATCTCCTAGAATGATGTAGGTCCCCTCCTCTTCCCAGTTCTGTATTTCTTTTGCGACTAGTAATTTAACAAACTGCAAGATAGTAATTGCATTGAAAAAGTAAAAAAGCAAGAACAGTGTTGGCTTTGTAGAACCGTATTACACTATGTGTCTCAAATGTTCAAAATGTCTCTCTGTTTTAGCCTATTTATCTCTTCCCAGTTAGCCCTTTGTTGCTATACCCTTCTCTTCCTAATGCTAAAAGCACACATGCTTCACTGTTAGTTAgtttttacaaatttgaatagctaCATTGTGCACTTCAATATTGAAACTTCAATTGATGGAGGATATGTATGGTTGGGCTTTCTTAGGGAATGGAAAAGATGGGTGATGCGGGAGAGGCAAGGGTAGAGCATAGCTAAGGTGCTGATTTTGAACATGCACTCTTTTGGTGATATTGTTTTTTAATCATCATAATTTGAATGAAAGCTTGATGAGGTCTCATGGTATGGGTAGTCATACAATTAATGTGGTCTAGTTAATTCTCATAATCACATATTTTAGGAATTAAAATTTGACACATTGAACACATTACAGATCGTATAGTACTCCCAGTCTTTGCAAGAAATGAACTATGTAACACATTGAACACATTACAGATCATACAGTACTTCCAGTCTTTGCTAGAAATCAACTATGTAACCAAAGACCCTGTGTATGTGATGTGTGCTGATTACCCAGCTGGACCCTTTTTCTACCGGAAATGTCTAGAATTGAATTATGTAGGCTGAAATAATGTTAAATCTGTGAATTCCATAGCAGCAGGGCGGTAGCATACATTTTCCATATTAACTGCTCTTTGTAGGGTTTGGTACCTTTCTTACAAATTTTGCCGTTGAAATTTTCATTGCATTTAGCAAATTATTCAAGCTTGCTGACCATATAGTGTTATTATTTTTGCAGGTACTTGAATTTGCCATGTTGATTCACCATCCTTTTTAAAGAGGATACAAATCTTGGATTCGTCTTTTGGAAAGCTATTCTGGGGCCGTCCTTTTAATTCTTGAGTTATTAGAGGAATGTCTCCAACAAAATAGCTTCTCTCCAAATTACTAGCCTAGACTGAAAATAATCTTCCTGTCATATGACATGGTTTATGTCATGGATTTAGCTTCTACTTTTGTAGCGAAATATCCTTGTGTTGCCTGCTAAGAGGATTTGGTGGCACATtttatatgatttcttagattgaaAGGTATCTCTGTTCCACGGGCAACAACTGTGGTCACACTGTCATTTTAGTTTCGAGTATAGCAATGATGCTTGACATGTGTGTCTGATTTCCAATCCTTTCTGTCTTCTGAAATGCTATGTATGTGATCTAATTTATGTCGAAATTGCTGGTTGATGGTGTCATGTATGGAGGTGGGCGCCATCCAACCTGAGGCTCAGGTTTTGCCGCAGCTAGGAGATACTACAATATCTCCTATAATCAAGTTATCATGTTATTTTCTTATAGCAAGTTAATCACACAAAGTAGGTAGGATTACTGCTGTAAAAAAAAGTTGTTCGGACTAAGTTGTTAGCTACAGATTCGGTTCGTTAGTGGGTTGTTTCTCAAGTTTTAGCTGGCTATGAAGACCCAGTTTGTTAGTGGTTTGTGTCCCAATTGTTAACGCGAACATAAAGATTGAGTTTTGTTAGTGGTGTGTTCCCCAAGTGATTCCGTTTGTTGGTGAGTATTTCTCAAGTGCCAGCCGGCCACAAAATTCAGTTTGTTAGTGGCTTGTTTCCCAAGTGTTAGCCAGCCATAATGGTTAAGTTAGTGCTTTGTTAATTTCAGTTTGTCAGTGGCTTGTTTACCAAGTGTTAGCCAGTCATAATGGTTCAGTTAGTGCTTTGTTTCCAAGTATTAGCCGGCTATGAAGATTCAGCAGTGGTTTGTTTCTCATGTGCTAGGAGGCTATAATTCAGTTAATTAGTGTGGTGTATCCAAATAAAAGCCTGGTCGCATTGATGAATAAGGCAAGGCACACAAGAGATCAGTCTGTTTGCTCATCCTCTGCTCACTCCTCATCCTTGTTACCCTGGCCGGCGCCAGCCCAAGCCACGACCAATCCGTCCTCCAATATGGTGAACCGGAGGTCAGGGAACATACACATTGCTCATACCTGGTTACACTAGAACCATGCCACACTATGAAGTTAGCTTTAGGTTACAAAGTGGTGCTCTTGCATCATACAGCTATATGGCACCGAAGCTACTTCCATACTAGTTCAGTTCTCCCCGACACATTTACACATACTGAACCTCAGCCGCAGAGGAGGATGCAGGAACTCAGCCCAGTAGAACAAACTTGCCATCTGCCTTGCGAAGGACGTGAACGGTCATCGTCGCCTTCCTCGCGCCTTTCATCAGCTCGAAGACGCAGACGTAGCCCTCGCGCAGCCTATTGTCACGAACAAACTTGCTCCAGCGCCGGCAGTTGAAGCCTCGGGTGACGCTCCCGTGGTAGTACTTCAGATACCATTTCTCTTTTCTGTTGGGCCTGAGAAGCAGCATCTCATGTGATCTACCCTCGAGATGATCAGCTGCAAATTTGCTGGGGACGATCTGCAGGCAGAGCATTATCAGGTTCAGTATTGGTTAGATACCACAGTTCAGCAGCACCATGGAATTGGACTAGTAGTCTTGCTACTTAAGGGATCAAGGCATCTACTACTCTTTGGATGGTTTTAACTGCAATTCTTGCATATATCAGTAAGAAAATCACTGTATATTTTAGGTACCTTTCATAGATTATATATCCAGGAACCTAGGAAACAGAAAGACATTATCTATAAAGATGAACTACAATGAAAGTTTTGCCTTAAATCCCAATCTAACAGAGAGAAGTTATATGATGTTTCCCCATACAAAGCAAACATTTTGTTCTGGGTTCCATTATCAGTGATAATGGAACAACCATCCAGCGGTTTtcagcaaaaacaaaacaaaagcagAAGTTCTATGTATGTACTTTTCATCCTATAGCAGAAAAAATAAACTAACCAGGAAGTTGTTCGTGCGGCGAATATGAGTCTTCTGCAGGACAGCCACATTACAGAGGGTTGCCTAATTGAATTGATGCCAGCCCGAATATTTCCTCTCGTTCATCTTCAGTCAGGCAATTCGCAAACcttgagtagtagtagtagtcggatTCAGTGTGGTGGTCAtcactttcctcttcttcctccaccgCCTCGTTCTTAAGAAAATAGTTGTTGTTCTTTGGAGATTCAGTCTCTTTCCCTGTGGAAAATGCGCATTATGTTCACCAAAGTATTTATGTCAAAATGATCAAGTACAACACAGTCACTCTTGATTATATGGTTTCAGGCTTTTGATTAGCTAACATCGTCAATGCCACACAAGAGCAAGCTGTGAGGAGATGCTGCAAACTTGTATTGACTTTGCTTACTTGGTTTCTTTGAAGTAGAGGCCTTGTGAGGACGCCCAACCGGCTCCGACAGCGGCATGCTAGCTTCTTCCGAATCGCTCAACATGCAATGTTCTTCACCTTGTTGACCCACAATGTTGGTGAACTGTTTGTGCATACTGGTACCCTTTTTATTGGCAAAGAAACATGAAACCTTCTCGCAGCCGCTAGGGTCAAATATGAGTACATCAAAGGAGCCATTGCCACTGCATTTGAAGAGCAGGAGGTCGTTCTCCTGCAGTTCGTGAGCCTTGGCAAATTCCTCCCATCCTGGCATGAAGAACAGCTCATCAGCAATCTTTTCGCCACCAACGCGCCATTCCTCGCCGCTTGGTGCTTTGAGGGTGAATCCTCCAGTGGAGATCTTCCCGATGAAATTGTTGGCAATCTTCTCTGGTATGCTCTGAGATGAACACAGTAAACAGGCATCTCATATAATTAGTTTGCCTCAGTGGATAATAATGCAGCAAAAACTCCATTTGGATGGCAGGAGAGGAAACTAACTAATGCAACAAACCAATCGATGACTGTCATCCAGAGAGGGAAAAAATGTTCTTGAAAAAAAAGTACTACTAGTATATATCCATAGTGGATACTCCACTTATACTTACAATCCGCTGCTGAAAATCTCCTGTCATGAGCTTGAAGAAGCTGATCTTGCTCACATCCTCCATGTGCTCCCAGTAGTAGTGCTCCTGCCACTCCCTGCACCTCCCACACCTTCCCTTCTCATCCACCATCATCTCACCTGCCACCACTATTGCAGAGATGCATGAAGCTTCGTCAGTTGCCAAAGCCCCAAATCTGCATGAAGCTTCGTCAGTTGCCAAGGCCCCAAATCCATGGATGCGATGCAATGAAACCAGAGTATGTGTGTACATGCAGGATGCAGCTGACCTGAGGAAGGAGGAGAAGAGGAGATGAGTTCTTGGCTTCTCCGATGAGGTTGGTAACTCTTCTCCTTGATGTTAACGAGAAGAGGCTGCTCGCTATGATGAGGGTGGGAGCAGTGGTTACTAGTGGGTAAAATTTGACAGGTGTTACCACCAGGAGAGGTAAACTGGCAGACCTTGACACTGACAAGTAGGGTCAGGGTTGGACACGTGTTAGTTAGGAACTAAAATTGATGCTCGGTGGAGAGAACAGTGATGCGCAAAAAAAAAGGGTAAGGAACTGAACTGAGTGAACAGACCAAGATGTGTGAGCAGGCAGGCGGGTTCGGACCAATATTTTAGCGACTAGAGACAATGAGTTGCAAAGAAGTAAACATGAAACAATTCACACCA
Above is a window of Triticum dicoccoides isolate Atlit2015 ecotype Zavitan chromosome 5B, WEW_v2.0, whole genome shotgun sequence DNA encoding:
- the LOC119307568 gene encoding uncharacterized protein LOC119307568 isoform X4 yields the protein MAWRGAASRTVLAAVRRPAPSAAVGGLRAPPPFAAPRRRIPSPFPPSHSTSPLGAARPLAAMMGSPLTAAVVLGRMTAHPSASARACCELSQGT
- the LOC119307568 gene encoding uncharacterized protein LOC119307568 isoform X3, which produces MAWRGAASRTVLAAVRRPAPSAAVGGLRAPPPFAAPRRRIPSPFPPSHSTSPLGAARPLAAMMGSPLTAAVVLGRMTAHPSASARACCELSQGNGKDG
- the LOC119307568 gene encoding uncharacterized protein LOC119307568 isoform X1; this translates as MAWRGAASRTVLAAVRRPAPSAAVGGLRAPPPFAAPRRRIPSPFPPSHSTSPLGAARPLAAMMGSPLTAAVVLGRMTAHPSASARACCELSQGTLLFRRTCQDR
- the LOC119307568 gene encoding uncharacterized protein LOC119307568 isoform X2, with translation MAWRGAASRTVLAAVRRPAPSAAVGGLRAPPPFAAPRRRIPSPFPPSHSTSPLGAARPLAAMMGSPLTAAVVLGRMTAHPSASARACCELSQGNGDDG
- the LOC119305234 gene encoding B3 domain-containing protein Os12g0592300-like — translated: MMVDEKGRCGRCREWQEHYYWEHMEDVSKISFFKLMTGDFQQRISIPEKIANNFIGKISTGGFTLKAPSGEEWRVGGEKIADELFFMPGWEEFAKAHELQENDLLLFKCSGNGSFDVLIFDPSGCEKVSCFFANKKGTSMHKQFTNIVGQQGEEHCMLSDSEEASMPLSEPVGRPHKASTSKKPSKQSQYKFAASPHSLLLCGIDDTESPKNNNYFLKNEAVEEEEESDDHHTESDYYYYSRFANCLTEDEREEIFGLIVPSKFAADHLEGRSHEMLLLRPNRKEKWYLKYYHGSVTRGFNCRRWSKFVRDNRLREGYVCVFELMKGARKATMTVHVLRKADGKFVLLG